A single genomic interval of Zunongwangia sp. HGR-M22 harbors:
- a CDS encoding type II toxin-antitoxin system RelE/ParE family toxin — protein MVQINWTLQAKNDLQDIAEYISKDSKKYAKLQILRITTRTKILKSQIYSGKITEEINQQNIRELIEGNYRIIYKIINPDRIDILTVHHSARDLYRRKI, from the coding sequence ATGGTTCAAATAAATTGGACGCTGCAAGCCAAAAATGATCTACAAGATATTGCCGAATATATCTCAAAGGATTCTAAAAAGTACGCTAAACTTCAAATTTTAAGAATCACAACTCGGACTAAAATATTAAAGTCTCAAATTTATTCAGGAAAAATTACAGAAGAAATAAATCAACAAAATATCCGAGAATTAATCGAAGGAAATTATCGAATAATTTATAAAATAATTAATCCAGATAGAATTGATATTTTAACTGTACATCATTCTGCTCGTGATTTATATAGAAGAAAGATTTGA